The sequence below is a genomic window from Wyeomyia smithii strain HCP4-BCI-WySm-NY-G18 chromosome 1, ASM2978416v1, whole genome shotgun sequence.
ggtaacgtctccgccaaccacgctcgacgcctgggttcgaatcccaccgccgacataggtgtcgatggttgtgaggtggcgtgatccactcacaaccaacccaactggtctagattcaatcctagccgacaccgggagattttctgaggcgaaaaatctctgggatcacgcctttcatcgcatgaggaagtaaagccgttggcgccggtccgttgataaacgggtcgtgagttagggtcctgggtgtggagtcgcctccctgggcgtcggtgattggccacaacagtggcggaactagaccgacggaaaataagcgagaataaaaaaaaaaaagaagtcatGTAATGGAGTaaacaaaatccaacaaaaatgacaaaactcgttaattatctgaaaaagtgataaataacAAACAATCGTGTGGAATAACGGCTGCagttttttatataaaagtccagaaatcgagaaatgtttctaaatactcaaagtgggcttttatttatgcctatcactgtagattgtactacagaaaaacaacattagtctagttaattaaatgacatacttctatatgcctaaaataatccgatatacactaatctggagcaaaattatatgctTGCAGTTTGTACTACTATgaagtgggactgtaatgcagGTACTTTCAATacgggacaaaaacaacttggtattttttccatgtttttccatacaaaagtatcaattttaattttttctaagaaaatatgataacaattaagtcgattcccgatgataactcaaaagtgaccaaaatcagtatgggacagttatgcgggtaccggcagtatatacCTATTTAAAATATATTGATATCAATACATATTACTACTATTTTTTCAACTGTGTTACCTTTTCTGCGAttgaaaaattatgagaaattctCTCAATCCTCTGAATCTCTGCTCAGAGCACCGGTACTCACAATCAGCTGTTTTTAAATGTGAGTTACGCTGGAAGTATGAAAAGCTCAAAGCTTTTACAGTTCCAAAGAAATAGTAGAAACGGGAAAAACACGACAAAGCTGTCAAATTGCGAAAACAGAAACACAAAAACAACACAGCAAAAGTTAATAGTTTATCATCATCAGTGCTATTCAGTGCGATTAACCTGAATCAGCCGAATTTACGTCGCAAATAATGGGAAATCAACTGGTCGGGGTAGCACCGTCCCAAATCTTCCCCGTCGAGCACTACCTGACCGGATCGTTCGAGTCGGATTTGCAGTATGAATCCAGGTTCGTTTCGTATGTCGTCTGACCGCAAAAGTAAGTAACAATTGATTTGTTTTAGCATGGGAAGCACTCGCTTCCTCAAAGTTGCACGGGCCAAAACCGACGAAGGCTTGGTTGTGGTGAAAGTGTTTGTGAAACATGATCCGTCTCTACCGTTGGAGCAGCATGTTGATAAGATTGAATACATCAAGAAGAACCTGGCACATGCGGCGAACTGTTTGCCTTTCCAAAGGGTGCTGGTAAGTGCTTTAAGAGTAGGTAAAAATGATTAAAttttaatatgatttttttagACCACCGAGCGCGCCAGCCTCATCATTCGCGAGTACGTCAAGCACAGTCTCTACGATCGGGTGTCGACCCGACCCTTCCTAACGCTGATCGAAAAGAAATGGATCACCTTTCAAATCTTGTGCGCGCTGCACCAGTGCCACAAGCAGAAGATCTGCCATGGTGACATCAAGCTGGAAAACATAATGATTACATCTTGGAATTGGATTCTGTTGTCCGATTTTGCTTCGTTCAAGCCAACTTACCTGCCGGAGGATAACCCTGCTGACTACAGCTTCTTTTTCGATACCAGCCGTCGTCGAACATGTTACATTGCACCGGAACGTTTCGTTAAATCTACTAGCGGTGAGAACATTCCGCAAAAAGCAGATGTATCACTTGTGGGAGACGGTCCCTGCTACACTGGTAACCTACAATCAGAGATGGACATCTTTTCGGCGGGCTGTGCACTGCTAGAACTGTGGACTGAAGGGTCTGCTCCATTTGAATTTTCGCAGCTGCTAGCCTACCGCCGGGGTGAAGTAGAATTGGTTAATAAGCACCTCGAATTTATCGAAAACAATTGCTTGAGAACGCTTCTACAATCTATGCTAAGCTTAGAGCCCAAAAATCGAAAATCCGCTGAAATTTATCTGGATCAAGAAAGAGGCAAACTTTTTCCGGAGTATTTCTATTCGTTTTTGCAATCTTATTTGCAAATGTTCTCTACCATTCCAATTGTCCCTGCGGACGAGAAAATTTCACGATTGCATTCAGATATTGAACAAATTATCAACATTGTGACTGGGAAGAATGAACAACCCCCGGAAGAGAATTCTGAACAAGGCGACCTTCCAGAAGGGGTTATCCCCGAAATAACTAAGCAAAACTCTGAAAGTGACGGTTTGATACTAATAACTTCAGTGGTGACTTCCTGCATCCGAGGTAAGTGAATTGATTCCACTGATCAGCATAGGCTACTAACCTCTTAACCGTATTTCTAGGTCTTAAATTTTGCAGCTCGAAACTTGCCTCACTAGGCATTCTCCGCAAGCTGGCAGAAAACACAACCTCGGAAACCATTCTTGACCGCATTCTTCCTTACATCTTGCACTTAGCCCAAGATTCGACGCCACGAGTACGGGTCTGTGCGCTCGATACGCTCACGCACTGTCTCAGCTTAGTGCGTAACCTGTCGCGAAGTGATGCAAATGTATTCCCCGATTACATTCTGCCCGCAATCGCTCCTTTGGCGACCGACAGCTCTACGATGGTTCGTGTTGCTTACGCTAGAAACATCGCAACCCTTGCGGAAACGGCTGTCGGTTTTCTCGAACAATCCCAGTTCAGTTGTAGTTCTGAGAATCACACACCCCCGCATTACGAAACGGAACTTAGCGCACTCCACGAAATGCTCCATCAATCCGTTTTGTCGCTCCTCACCGACGCTCAGCCAATCGTCAAACAAATGCTTATGGAGTCCGGAATAACTAAGCTATGTGTCTTTTTTGGTCGGCAGAAAGCGAATGATGTAATTCTGTCGCATATGATAACCTTTCTGAACGACAAAGGAGACAAAAATTTGCGTGGTTCCTTCTTCAACTGCATCATTGGTGTGGCAGCTTTCGTCGGCTGGCACTGCTCGCCAATGTTGATCCCTTTGCTACAGCAAGGGCTCACCGATCCGGAGGAATTTGTGATCGCCAAAGCGATACGAGCGACCACGTCGCTAATTGAACTGGGATTAATTCAAAAGTTGGGTATTATCGAGTTCATAGCCGAATGTGCCTGTTATCTGAATCATCCAAATCTCTGGATTCGACACGAGATTTGTGGACTGATCTCCACCTCCGCTAGGATTCTGAGTGCACTCGATGTGCAATGCAAAATAATGCCATCGATTGCCAATCACCTGAAGGTGCCGCTAATTCAGGTGGAGAAACCGGAGCTTCTTATGGACAGCCTGCTGCCGGCGATACCGCGCAATATTTACGACGATGTTATCAAGTGTCACGACATCAACCAGCTGATCGAAGTTCTGCGCGAGAGGAAAATGGCTCGCAGTAAGTGCAGTGATGGATGCATCCCGCAGTATGGAGAAATGACTACGCAGATGAAAAATGTAAGTACCTAACTAATGTGAGATTTTATTAAATACACCTTATTCAATCTTGCGATTCTTCAATTATTTTAGCTATTTCGCCGCCTCACTAACGAAGGCCTCACAGAGCAAATCGAATCCCAGCTGCTGGCAATGAGTGCTCACTTGATCAAATTGCACCGGTACAAACTGGCGGAGACACGTCTACCGCACAACAACGGCCGCATAACACTTAGCCCAACGGTCATTCGGGAAGTTCCACTATGCGAGCGGACCAATAAAATCGACCTAAATGCAGGTAAAAGCAAACAATGCAAATCCGAATCGGAAAACCCACAAGAGTGGCAACACATGTTTACGGCGGTGGACTCACATTCGCCGTCTCCCACATCGCCCAGCAACGACTCGGTAGCGTCGGTGCTGACTGTCACGAATTTGGCTCCGCCAACGCAACCAACTCCAACGTCCAGTTTGGTAGAGTACAGCATGCCGGAGCGAACTGCCATGCAGGAACGTTCCGCCGAATGTAGAGTGGAATTCGAAAATCTTATCGCCAAGCAGAAGGCACGTTACGCTTCCTATGCAGTGAACCGAGAACTGCGGGATCCACTAATGAACGCATCACCCCTTCCAGCAAGCTGGAAAATGAACGGCACGCTGGTGGCCCATTTGCATGAACATAAGGCTGCGGTCAGCCGGATGACAACGCTAAAACAGTGCGGCTCACTATTCGCCAGTGCTTCGATCGATGGCACTGTCCGGCTTTGGGATTGCAACAAACTTGACGGCCAGCAGTCGATTAATCGATCGCGGCAATCTTATCACGCGAATACTCCGTTGCATGCCATTGCGGCATGTGATGCTGGACAATCTCTGGCCATCGCTGGTAAAGACGGAGCACTTTTACTGTTAAAAATCGATACCAACTCCAGTAAAATGGCTCTGCAGCAGGCTCGACATCTCGATTCCAATTCACGGGTCGATCGTGTGAGTGGAGAACCCCAAGACGATGGGCCGGTTGTCGAGATGCAACCTCTTGATCAAGGAGCCCAGAGTGTTATCGTCTACGCAACGCTCTACGGAGCGCTGGTTGGATGGGACATCCGAATGCCGGGTCATGCTTGGCGCCTTGAAAGCGATCTCCGTAAAGGTGTCATCACGACTTTTTGTGTCGATCCCGCAAGCTCGTGGCTCACAGTTGGAACCAGCAGCGGCCGGCACATTTGCTGGGACTTGCGGTTCCGTTTGCCGATTGCAGAAATTAAACATCCACATGACTCGAGGATACGTCGGGTATCGCACCATCCGACAGAGCCTTCCTGGTTAGTCTCGGCCTCGCAAGGCAACAATGAAGTGTACGTATGGAACATCGAAACCGGACACCGGCAGCAAGCTTACTGGGCTAGTCCCAGTCCTCCGCTATCCAATACAAATGTGTCGTCACATTCCGTGTGCGCTCTCCTCCCAGGAGTAGTTGATGGTTACGGCTTCCTTTTGACGGGAGGAACCGATCAGCGCATACGTTACTGGGATTCTTTGAATGTAGACAACTGCTCGCTGGTAGTCCCAGCGCCAAGAGATTATCTAGCAGCATCCAACATCTCATACGAGTAAGATAGAAAGATTCTCTCAATGAAAATGATTCAACTTTGTAAAATTCACAGATCTCGACTAATTGACGGCACAAATGTGATTTCGGAAATCCATCACAACACCAGCACCGGAGGAAGTTCCAACACCGGGTCTGATCGTACTAACCGAGCCGGCGCGGAGGACGCACCACGCTCGGGACCGGAAATGCCTGCTCCGGGACATCACGATGTGATCAGTGATCTACTGATGTGCCGGGCGGCCAGACAGTCCTTTGTAGTTTCCAGCAGTCGGGATGGCGTAATCAAACTGTGGAAGTAAATTGTCATTGGATAGCAATGCAAATGCACGGTTTATTTGTTATAATAAAAGTTTCGAATATGAGCACTACAATCAATGCGATAATTAGTTTTTACCTAGTCACCCATTTAATACTGGCAATTGAAGCAAATTTTACAGATTTACAAAATTTCCTTCacgagaaaaacaaaattttattaattttatattcttttcttCTTTATTCCTTGACTTGATAAATTAAACAAAGAATAACAGTAATAGCCATGCATTACTTTCCATGTGAAGATCCCAAAACACATTTCATAAAATCTGGTGCTCCAAAGAGGACTCCACAAATTGGTGGCTGATGTGGATAATATGGCTGCTGAACGCCATAATCCGGATAGCCCGGTTGCTGTCCCGAAGCACCCAATTCCTCGCTGCCGAAAGGTGGGTAAATCGGTGGTGAATGTGGAGGATAGAATCCATCAGCTTGATATCTAAGATGACCGGATCCCGGAGCACCCAATTCTTCGTCGCTGCTCAAAGTGGGGTAAACCGGTGGTGGACGAACTGCCGGAATGCCAAACTCCGGATCAACGTCAGTTATGGGGGAACCTTCCGGCGGAGCACCCAATTCAACTTCGGGACCAAATTCAGGGTGGTAACTTGGCAGTTGACGGTTGAATCTAGCTCCAATCCATGGATTATCTGGCGATCCTACGGAATTGACTAGGGGCAAAACACCGATTAGCAAAGTTGCAGTTAGAAAAAGGACGTTTCGTCGCGTCATTTCTTATTCACTCACTAACCGATTCCTACAACTCGAGAGCGGGACTACTAGCTGTGTTGATTTCTTTTATGCTATATCGCCCATAATTGGCGAAAAATTGATTCGCAATCGAACATTTATCGTATCATTTGATTTCATGCATTGCTCGAGTAAATGTGTACTTTAAACAAATAACAGTAGAGATTTTTCATCACGATTGTATGTTTTCCCCAAAGCGTTTTATTGCAGTACAAAACTATgagattattatttttcaaataacccAGAGTGTTCCTGGAAGGAGTAACGGATTGAATCCCAGGCTCAATAATTTTGACagtaaaaatatgtatttatgataaaaaacacaGGCCAAAGGTCATTTAAAACTCACCTTCGGAATATCATGGGCATCGGAAGTCTTCCAAAACATCGTCGAAAACGTGCTGGTTGGGATCAAAGGTGTCTTCATCGATGATTTCGTGACCTTCGGACGCAGCAGGGACGAACATGATCAATGGCTGCACTTCTAGGAATCTAGGAAAGCAAACAAAGCCAATCCATTATAAACATCGCCGAGGTTCGAAAAATGTTCCACATACGATTAAAATGGAGAGTCACCGTTCTAAAATCTGCTAAACCAACAGGTTTGACACTCGAAGAACTGATCGAAACAGCTGTCAGGGATAACTAGCTTACTGCAGTCAAGGAAGCATTAAACATTGCCCAACGGGCAGACTGACTGAGGCTGTACATTCCTTCCCAATAAGAACTAGCCGTTGTGTCATGAGGGCTGATTGAATTACACTAAAGCTGACTCACTGGTCATCCCGGGGTAGAGAGTGTAAAGCAATGAATTCGCAACAAGGTTTACTGGCTGAACGTTGACAAGGAACTCGACGTTCCAGAGCTAACGTCTGTGAAGAAGCTTCCTCAGGAGTCGTGATACGTGCTTGTAATGTAGGGTCCGCTTCCATCGTGGTGGTAATGAACTTCCGTCACCGCATAACAGAGATTCTCTAATCAGCTATCGCTGAAGACATCGCTGGTAAAGACCGAATTAAGAAAAATCAACTGACTCAACTGATCACCGTAAATTCATTTTAAGTCGGATATTCTTGAAACTCTCGACGAATAGATAAACACATTCGCTGTGTTTTTCAACCTTCCGCACCTCGGATTTAACACTACCCATCGAATGCTGAACCACACTTGCGCCATCTTACACACTTTCATCCACTCTTCCTTCAAATCTTGGtcgtttttgaagaatttttctGTTTTCCGGACCTTGACAAGTTTTCTTCATTCGTCACAAAGACAGCATCGTTGTCAGATCCGGCCAACATAGAGTGTCTTCTTCGTGGATATTTGGCACACAGATCGTCTGCCACACCAAGTACTTCTTGGCAAATTTATCGACGTACTTCTTCTTTCTGAACTTCTGCGAGACATTCAGGTGAGACTTGCCAACGAAAAACTTCAAAACGAGGATGGCTTGTCGTCCATTATGATGTATTTCGGCTGTACCAACTACTTCGGTTAGGCGCCTTCGTTGCCTTGAAGATGTGAATTCCCCCTGCCTGCTTCATTGTCTACTGGCCGAACCAAACGGAAGAGTTGACCTTCTTAGCCACTTCCCGAATCGAAAGGTTCAGATTAACCTTGAAGTAATCTTTCACTCAAAAAGTGTTCGAGTACAATGTTCACACTGGACAATTGCTTCATGAGACTGTGTGAGTCTACGACTTTGCTATCGTACAACGCACAAAACTTCTCAAGTGAGAAAATGAAAGCATTTTGTGTCTAGTAGAGGGGTGAGCCGCTGCATACTACTCCTTATTGGCCCCAAAATAATAAAGAAGTGGAGCGTCAAAAGTGATCCATTTTAAAGTTACTGAAAATTGTGGAGCTGAATGGTACAGGTTGGGTGAAGAATTTGCAAGAAGCCAACTACGTGTACTTCCTTCTGCGTCATCCAGCAACCGATCGTTCTTTAGCTGAATTGGTTTTTGGCAGAAAGTTTGGAGGTATGTGGGCTTCTCCAGTGATCGCATTAGCGAAGAAAAACGATGAAATAAGACTTGCAATTGATTGCAAGGTCTCTATTAATAAAGTTATTATTCCAAATACTTACCCGTTACCAACAGCTCAAGATCTTTTTGCTGGTTTGGCTGGGTGCAAAGTTTTTTGTGCGCTAGATTTAGAAGGCGCATACACCTAGTCAGCTCTTTCTAAACGTTCAAGAAAATTTATGGTGATAAATACTATTAAGGGCTTATTCACCTATAATCGATTGCCACAAGGTGCATCATCTAGTGCATCAATTTTCCAGCAAGTGATGGATCAGGTTTTTAAGGGTTTAGACTTTgtttattgctatttagatgACTTATAGCAGGGACTAGTTTGGAAGATTGTAAACAGAGGTTTTTGAGGTTTTAAAAAGACTCAGCAATGCGAATTTAAGAATCAACTTCTGCATACGCCAGTATGCCAACCAGCCAGTCCTCGGGTATGCCAACCAGCCAGTCCTCCGATTACTATCCACTGGTCGGAGAAAGCGTCCCGAACCAGCGTTGAAGTCCGTTTTCCGTCGCAcaacaaagaaataaaaaaaagagaaattaCCATTGTTGTAAGAACAGTAGGCTTTTGTCTTTTAAGACAATGGAACAAAGAATTTACGCCACTAGAATTTTGCAAAAAGGGTTTTTGTCACTCACGCTTTTGTCTTAATGAATTTCCGTGAAAATCACAGTTTTAGCCTTGTAAATTTGCCTTTTATGCACTGTTAGGGGCTACGGGAAAgctatttttgaataaaatatagTGCTAAACTAGCCGAAAAACTTTCCGGTTGCGTTCTATTAAAACACGCTGCAGTAAAAAGCTAACCTCAACTTTTTTATTCTTATCCCATCCTCGTCGGCactgttaaaattatttttctaccGCAAGCCGTACAAGCGAACCAGGAGAAGATCCACGGGATAATCCAGCGGAATTCCAAAACGACTAAGTATTTGAAGAACGCCTAGACTTTGCCACTTTCCAATAACTACTAATAATTTCcttgagaaacatttcaaaaggtcctatctgctttgatcgatcgctttcattcaatcaccacaacttactAAACACCTTTtgtgacacgttatttgcacaagttgatagcggagggatcactctagccttctgaacgaaaatcacacttgggagagttactaaagctgaaccattaccaaaatgatgagacgctccggaaaaacgaagaaagcagataggtccttttgaaatgtttatctagttttatctttctctttttttttgcaggaaCAAGACCGATTCGATTGATAGGTGGAATAGAACTAACGCTCGATCGCAGTTTGACAGTGCTAACCAATCTCGATCAGCACGCTAATATATACCAATTAATTATTAGGCAGAATTGGAGTATCGAAATCGATACTTGTATACAACAGTATggtcacatacataagacatacgtaacactggcgtttttttctggtacacgttgcccgatagtactccgtacctcgcccataaggaactgtcaaaaagttatttacaaaatcaatgcagcattgttcgagtaggaacgagacaaatgcagggctgcgcaggtacactgccttcaaaaacaactcaaacagaggttttttttacagaggttggtactttcgagtaatTTATTTTGTACCAgcttttttgaaagatttcttcctgagtgttacgtatgtcttatgtatgtggtatggTTCTCCAAGTGAAAATCAGTGTGAATGAGGATGGGAAAATCAGAGATCAAGCAGACAGCCAAAACGCATTTCAATGCGAAACATTACGTTCACAAATCTGATCTTCAGGTTCAGAATCGAGTTCTGATACGGTATTTGCTACCTCTAAACAAATTGTCGTCAAAGTATCTTCCAAAGCCAGTAGTAGTTGTGGACATGGAAGGAAATAGTGTGACAGTGAGAACAGATGATGGTCGACGATTCCAAAGGAATTCTGCGAACCCGAAGAAGTTAGTTGACTGTCACTTCAAAGAAGCTGATTGACAGGCGATATCCGATGAATTCCATGTCGGTGATTGAGTTACACTTTCTCCCAGTTCTCGAGATTATGCTCGAAAGGCTCCAAGAGGTGGAACAAAACGCCCTGTGCGTTTCGAAGAATATGAGTTGGGCGACTTAGATTCTCCGGGTATATTATCAGAAAACAGAAAGACAGAATAAAGGCTTCTTGATAACTGAATCGTACTTCGATACAAGGTCAGATAGGATCGGACCGACAACATAGTTTGGAAGCTGTTTCGCTGAGTtcgtccgaagtaccttctttcctcATCAAGACGCCAGCAAAACTACTTGGAAATCACCTGCTCAAGCAAGAATAACATTGATCgaattccgtgtaaattttacgctagagtgtttttttttcagatgtgtATGAGACTTACGTCGctagtagcgctatctggttacgtaTTGCTAGTACTATAAAAATTAACACATGTTTGGAAGCCAACTTGGACGTCTGCCTGCGATataacaaaccaaattgaccgtGTTCTCATCAACGATCGGTCTTTCTCAGACATTACCAATGTACGCCCCAATCTAGGTACGAATATTGACTCGGACCACTGCCCTATCACTCAACATCTAGAAGCTCCGGATCTCCtaggctgcggaggaatacgcgcatcAGCTCGCAGCGGTACCACCGACAGCGGAGGAGCTTAGCGCATCTCATTTCGAGGACGGCTGGTGCAAGGATTCACAGTGCTATCAGAGTGACTGCAACTGCGACACTGCGAGTGGAGGCATCGATCGGCAGAAAAGAATAGTATGAGAGGAAATGCAAGGCAAATCAACAGCAAACCAGAACAAAGTTGAGTATGAACGGGCAGGGAACGAAAAGGCCTCGATTTAATTATGTAAGAAACGCCAGGAAGAGGATTGGGAACTAGTGGAGCTTGAGCAGCTATTCCAACAATGCGCGGAAGTTTGATGAAAAGGTGAAAGCGACGCAGAtaggaaccttctcacggatgccagtgAGGTATTCGAAGGAACGCTTCGATCAACACCTATAAATGGCGATTCAGCACGCAGAAACGAAACAAGCACTGACCTAAGAGCAGCAGTAGATGACGGAGTTTCAAACCCCGATGTTTATTAAGTTCGTTGtgagaaccacaaagccgccgACGACGCGAATGGGAACCTTCTCATGGAAGACGACGATATTGTCGAATGTGCGCCTCGATGAACACCTATAAATGGCGAATCAGTACACAGAAGCGGAGCAAGAACTGACCTAAGAATAGCAgcaggggagctgcgtagccgcaaggttacagagtccgctttgtcatgcgaatggtcgtgggttcgaatcttagtagaacgggcgcacgacgaaacttctccagggaattataattggtgatgtttggcaagaggaacgagtatcggtatagtagaacagtaagcgtgtaaggaagagtatcacattacacacaagcactgatgaacaataataataagcatgccacttctcaatagcggtattgctattaacggaagggcgggatacagcagacacccgggcttatctcacaatagatctacgattctggtcgcagtgaggaagtccatacaggaaaaaaagagTAGCAGCAAATGACGGAGTACCAGCCACCGATGTTTATGACGTTCTTTGTGAGACCGAAAAGCTAGAAAACCGCAAAGCCGCCGGTACAGATGGAATGCCGTGCGGGCGCTGGTTAGAGCGCTGCTCTGGGTCATTTCCtagatttgggaggaagagaaGCTACCACATTAGTAGATGGAGGGAGCCCGCTGCCCCATTTACAACCAGCCATAAGGGCCTCCgtgcgcaagtgatgtgctacgtgcgaaTTTTGGGAATATTCTCGAGATTCTGTGGTTAAAAAAGACAAGAAGATGGACTTCCTTATTggttgttcaacatcgccctcgAAGGTGTGATTTAGTTGGCTGGCATGACCACGAAACCCACGTTTTTCACTACGTTGGTTAAACTTCTGGGTTTTacggatgactttgacatcatagg
It includes:
- the LOC129717728 gene encoding phosphoinositide 3-kinase regulatory subunit 4 is translated as MGNQLVGVAPSQIFPVEHYLTGSFESDLQYESSMGSTRFLKVARAKTDEGLVVVKVFVKHDPSLPLEQHVDKIEYIKKNLAHAANCLPFQRVLTTERASLIIREYVKHSLYDRVSTRPFLTLIEKKWITFQILCALHQCHKQKICHGDIKLENIMITSWNWILLSDFASFKPTYLPEDNPADYSFFFDTSRRRTCYIAPERFVKSTSGENIPQKADVSLVGDGPCYTGNLQSEMDIFSAGCALLELWTEGSAPFEFSQLLAYRRGEVELVNKHLEFIENNCLRTLLQSMLSLEPKNRKSAEIYLDQERGKLFPEYFYSFLQSYLQMFSTIPIVPADEKISRLHSDIEQIINIVTGKNEQPPEENSEQGDLPEGVIPEITKQNSESDGLILITSVVTSCIRGLKFCSSKLASLGILRKLAENTTSETILDRILPYILHLAQDSTPRVRVCALDTLTHCLSLVRNLSRSDANVFPDYILPAIAPLATDSSTMVRVAYARNIATLAETAVGFLEQSQFSCSSENHTPPHYETELSALHEMLHQSVLSLLTDAQPIVKQMLMESGITKLCVFFGRQKANDVILSHMITFLNDKGDKNLRGSFFNCIIGVAAFVGWHCSPMLIPLLQQGLTDPEEFVIAKAIRATTSLIELGLIQKLGIIEFIAECACYLNHPNLWIRHEICGLISTSARILSALDVQCKIMPSIANHLKVPLIQVEKPELLMDSLLPAIPRNIYDDVIKCHDINQLIEVLRERKMARSKCSDGCIPQYGEMTTQMKNLFRRLTNEGLTEQIESQLLAMSAHLIKLHRYKLAETRLPHNNGRITLSPTVIREVPLCERTNKIDLNAGKSKQCKSESENPQEWQHMFTAVDSHSPSPTSPSNDSVASVLTVTNLAPPTQPTPTSSLVEYSMPERTAMQERSAECRVEFENLIAKQKARYASYAVNRELRDPLMNASPLPASWKMNGTLVAHLHEHKAAVSRMTTLKQCGSLFASASIDGTVRLWDCNKLDGQQSINRSRQSYHANTPLHAIAACDAGQSLAIAGKDGALLLLKIDTNSSKMALQQARHLDSNSRVDRVSGEPQDDGPVVEMQPLDQGAQSVIVYATLYGALVGWDIRMPGHAWRLESDLRKGVITTFCVDPASSWLTVGTSSGRHICWDLRFRLPIAEIKHPHDSRIRRVSHHPTEPSWLVSASQGNNEVYVWNIETGHRQQAYWASPSPPLSNTNVSSHSVCALLPGVVDGYGFLLTGGTDQRIRYWDSLNVDNCSLVVPAPRDYLAASNISYESRLIDGTNVISEIHHNTSTGGSSNTGSDRTNRAGAEDAPRSGPEMPAPGHHDVISDLLMCRAARQSFVVSSSRDGVIKLWK